CAGGACGATAAGCGGCGGGAGTCCCGGAGGCCCGAGGGGGTATGGACATACGCGTAGGATGTTGCGGTTTCCCGGTGGCCAGAGAGAGGTACTTCGAAGCCCTCGGGGTGGTCGAGCTTCAGCGGACCTTCTACCAGCCTCCGAAGAGGGAGTCCACGCTTCAGAGGCTGCGCGCCTCAGCCCCGCTGGGCTTTGTGTTTACCCTGAAGGCCTGGCAGCTCATAACCCACCAGCCCTCAAGCCCCACGTACAGGAAGCTCAGGGAGCAGATACCCGCATCCAGGGAGAAGAACTACGGCTCCTTCCGTCCCACCCCCGAGGTCTTCGAGGCCTGGCAAAGGACAAAACGGGCGGCCGAGATGCTCAACGCCAGGGTGGTCGTCTTCCAGTGCCCGGCGAGCTTCGCCTCCCGGGCGGAGAACAAGGGGAACATGAGGAAGTTTTTTTCCTCCGTTTCAAGGG
This sequence is a window from Nitrospirota bacterium. Protein-coding genes within it:
- a CDS encoding DUF72 domain-containing protein → MDIRVGCCGFPVARERYFEALGVVELQRTFYQPPKRESTLQRLRASAPLGFVFTLKAWQLITHQPSSPTYRKLREQIPASREKNYGSFRPTPEVFEAWQRTKRAAEMLNARVVVFQCPASFASRAENKGNMRKFFSSVSRDGLLFAWEPRGRWKEGEIRELCEELDLVHAVDPFTSRAVWGAFGYFRLHGIGGYRYRYSREDLERLRNLVSPTGGYVMFNNVFMFENAREFKALVEG